A section of the Subtercola frigoramans genome encodes:
- a CDS encoding DUF4129 domain-containing protein has protein sequence MTFEPLGPSAPDARQWLLTELAKPEYEAAKPSWLDRASEDFLNWLSSLVVPSDGNLGGFLPAVVLVIVIALVVIAFIVFGRPRLARKVAADQAALFGSRDLRSSAQLRASAAAAADAGDYRTALEELYRALARRQAERTIVRLTPGTTAHGFAAQASECYPAHAPGLEQAARTFDDVRYLGGAATREAYLQLVALERELRDRPPVTRQPVLERVLQ, from the coding sequence TTGACATTCGAACCGCTGGGCCCGAGCGCTCCTGACGCACGGCAGTGGCTGCTCACCGAGCTCGCCAAGCCGGAATACGAGGCCGCCAAACCGAGCTGGCTCGACCGGGCATCCGAAGATTTTCTGAACTGGCTGTCGTCGCTTGTCGTGCCATCCGACGGCAACCTCGGCGGGTTTCTCCCTGCCGTCGTGCTCGTCATTGTGATCGCGCTCGTGGTCATCGCGTTCATCGTGTTCGGCCGGCCCAGGCTGGCGCGAAAGGTCGCGGCCGACCAGGCCGCGCTCTTCGGGTCGCGCGACCTGCGATCCTCGGCGCAACTGCGCGCGTCGGCTGCGGCCGCCGCCGACGCCGGCGACTACCGCACCGCACTCGAGGAGCTCTACCGCGCCCTGGCCCGCCGCCAGGCGGAACGCACGATCGTGCGGCTCACCCCCGGCACGACGGCCCACGGCTTCGCAGCCCAGGCCTCGGAGTGTTACCCGGCCCACGCCCCGGGGCTTGAGCAGGCAGCACGCACCTTCGACGACGTGCGATACCTCGGTGGGGCGGCGACACGCGAGGCCTACCTGCAGCTGGTCGCGCTCGAGAGGGAGCTCCGTGATCGGCCACCTGTCACCCGGCAGCCGGTGCTGGAGCGGGTGCTGCAGTGA
- a CDS encoding glycerophosphoryl diester phosphodiesterase membrane domain-containing protein — protein MSENPPSGVPQGENPAAPVPPIQPAAPVPPTRPVAPVQPTYGQYAPPQAPPGPPAPPAPSAYGQYAPPPPYGQPTTPPPAYGQYAPPAYGSPPASGAPPVYGAPPIYGQPAYGQAAYGQPAAPQPGQQWAPPPKPGLVPLRPLGFGTLLGSPFQVLRRNTGPTVGSALIIQFIIYLVTGVIIGGAVLLAVTRINQASASDQDAITAGSTVIILLSALIPLAVGLVASALLQGILVIEVSREVLGEKRRLGELWRAAGKRVWPLLLWTLLEGAAIVVVLVVVIGVIVLLASLGTVGIVLSVVVGIVGFFGLLALAVWLGTKFALVPCAIVLERMTVRQAMVRSWRLTSRSFWKTFGVLALVNVIMYFAAQLVSTPVGLLLGLGLNLVDPNGASTSTGTSTAGLSGAELTNIVITYLVLGVVQLVVGAITAVVQAAAVSLVYIDLRIRKEGLDLELIRFVEARQAGRATASDDPFLVTERR, from the coding sequence GTGAGCGAGAACCCCCCGAGCGGCGTGCCCCAGGGCGAGAACCCGGCGGCGCCTGTGCCGCCCATCCAACCGGCAGCTCCGGTTCCGCCCACTCGCCCCGTTGCGCCCGTGCAGCCGACGTACGGGCAGTACGCGCCGCCGCAGGCTCCCCCGGGGCCACCCGCTCCGCCAGCACCATCGGCGTACGGGCAGTACGCTCCCCCGCCGCCATACGGGCAGCCCACCACGCCCCCGCCGGCGTACGGGCAGTATGCACCCCCGGCCTATGGCTCTCCCCCCGCCTCTGGCGCACCGCCGGTCTACGGCGCCCCACCGATCTACGGGCAGCCGGCGTACGGGCAAGCTGCGTATGGGCAACCTGCCGCGCCGCAGCCCGGCCAGCAATGGGCGCCACCGCCCAAGCCCGGGCTGGTCCCCTTGCGACCCTTGGGCTTCGGCACACTGCTCGGGTCGCCGTTCCAGGTGCTGCGGCGCAACACGGGGCCGACGGTCGGGAGTGCCCTGATCATCCAGTTCATCATCTACCTGGTCACGGGAGTGATCATCGGCGGCGCCGTGCTGCTGGCCGTCACGAGGATCAACCAGGCCTCGGCGAGCGACCAGGACGCGATCACCGCCGGGTCGACGGTGATCATTCTGCTTTCGGCCCTCATCCCCCTGGCCGTTGGGCTGGTCGCGAGCGCACTGCTGCAGGGCATCCTGGTGATCGAGGTCTCGCGCGAGGTGCTCGGCGAGAAACGCCGGCTCGGCGAACTGTGGCGCGCGGCCGGCAAGCGCGTGTGGCCGCTGCTGCTCTGGACCCTGCTCGAAGGTGCAGCGATCGTAGTGGTGCTCGTCGTGGTCATCGGCGTGATCGTGCTGCTGGCGAGCCTCGGAACCGTGGGGATCGTGCTGTCGGTGGTCGTCGGAATCGTTGGCTTCTTCGGGCTCCTGGCCCTCGCGGTGTGGCTCGGAACGAAGTTCGCTCTCGTACCGTGTGCGATCGTGCTCGAGAGAATGACCGTGCGCCAGGCGATGGTGCGTTCGTGGCGCCTCACGTCGCGCTCGTTCTGGAAGACGTTCGGGGTGCTCGCGCTCGTCAACGTGATCATGTACTTCGCGGCCCAGCTCGTCTCCACACCGGTCGGGCTGCTGCTCGGCCTCGGTCTCAACCTGGTCGACCCCAACGGTGCCAGCACCTCCACGGGCACCTCGACCGCCGGCCTCTCGGGTGCGGAACTCACAAACATCGTCATCACGTACCTGGTGCTCGGCGTCGTGCAACTCGTCGTGGGCGCGATCACCGCGGTGGTGCAGGCTGCTGCGGTCTCGTTGGTGTACATCGACCTGCGCATCCGCAAGGAGGGCCTCGACCTCGAGCTCATCCGGTTCGTGGAGGCGCGGCAGGCCGGGCGGGCGACCGCGAGCGATGACCCGTTCCTGGTGACCGAGCGTCGGTGA